GCTGTTCCTCGCGGCGGACTTCGACTCGGGCGGGAACTTCTCCGACACCGACGCCGACCGCAAGGAGTTGCTCAAGCTCCTGATGGAGGCGGAGACGATGTGGAACTCCGACGTGATCATCCTCGACACCTTCGACTCCATCCTCCGCAACGACCCCACCTTCGAGGCGCTCGTGCGAAACAACGACGAGCGACAGGCCGCCCTGGAGATCATCTCGTTCTTCCGGGACATGATCTCCTCGGGCAAGGTGATCGTGCTCACCGTCGACCCCTCCGCCGTCGGCGACGACGCCATCGGCCCGTTCCGCTCCATCGCCGACGTGTTCTTCGAGCTGCAGATGGTCGAGGTCGGCTCCGACGTGCGCCGGAACATCTCCGTCAAGCGCTTCGCCGGGATGGGGAGCCAGGTCGGCGACTCGATCGGCTTCTCGGTGCGCTCGGGCACCGGGATCGTC
This genomic stretch from Halobaculum roseum harbors:
- a CDS encoding ATPase domain-containing protein codes for the protein MSRAQQNTLLSIGLPERDQLNKELGGGIPRGSIVLMEGDYGAGKSALSQRFAYGLVDEGASVTLLSTELTVSGFIDQMYSLRYDVTKPLLNEELLFLAADFDSGGNFSDTDADRKELLKLLMEAETMWNSDVIILDTFDSILRNDPTFEALVRNNDERQAALEIISFFRDMISSGKVIVLTVDPSAVGDDAIGPFRSIADVFFELQMVEVGSDVRRNISVKRFAGMGSQVGDSIGFSVRSGTGIVIESRSVA